A section of the Citrobacter farmeri genome encodes:
- the deoC gene encoding deoxyribose-phosphate aldolase: MKPQKKAAEMSSQELGRYIDQSVLKPEFTLAEVKKYIQEGIDFNCKTVCINPAYLDIARKMCKGTNTGICVVCDFPFGASSTASKVKQAEIICQNGDVEDLDIVANYGFIRSGQWQEFEEDIQAVATVAHHYGTLLKVIFETDALTLEQVATATEHACRAGADFVKTSTGFYTGGESKGATPEVIQVMLDAAKGRCKVKGSGCIRTREHFLQLIDMGIDRMGIGYRSTPVVLGLDA; encoded by the coding sequence ATGAAGCCGCAAAAGAAAGCCGCAGAGATGTCATCTCAGGAACTGGGTCGGTACATTGATCAGTCGGTTCTCAAACCAGAATTTACCCTGGCGGAAGTTAAGAAATATATTCAGGAAGGTATTGATTTTAATTGTAAAACTGTGTGCATCAACCCGGCATATCTCGACATCGCCAGAAAGATGTGCAAGGGGACAAACACCGGCATTTGCGTTGTCTGCGATTTCCCCTTTGGCGCGTCATCAACGGCATCCAAAGTTAAGCAGGCCGAAATTATCTGTCAAAACGGTGACGTTGAAGATCTCGATATCGTCGCTAACTATGGCTTTATCCGCAGTGGACAATGGCAGGAATTTGAAGAAGATATTCAGGCGGTAGCAACCGTCGCTCATCATTACGGCACCCTGTTGAAGGTGATTTTTGAAACCGATGCGCTAACGCTGGAACAGGTTGCAACAGCGACGGAACATGCATGCCGCGCCGGGGCGGATTTCGTCAAAACATCCACCGGGTTCTATACCGGCGGCGAAAGTAAAGGCGCAACACCAGAAGTGATTCAGGTGATGCTCGATGCGGCAAAAGGACGCTGCAAAGTAAAAGGTTCTGGATGCATTCGTACGCGTGAACACTTCCTGCAATTGATTGACATGGGAATTGACCGTATGGGAATTGGTTATCGCTCCACTCCCGTCGTTCTGGGCCTGGATGCTTAA
- a CDS encoding GntR family transcriptional regulator, producing MDTARFIKDNFRFTEGTSASMYSQLAAFIRHQIKLGVFRPHDKIVTENALCDILNISRTTVRLAFNELLEEGLIVRQRRKGTFIADKKINRRLNSLYNFTESMREQGIKPRSLVLQSEVIDADEIVADKLNLTQTQRKVFILKRVRLGDDTPLLLETTCIPWNLCQGIELYDFATLSLYDVLKNEFGLTITHATEHIEAVIISKSAAHYLQCAEKVMAGYHIERVSFLENGFVFEYTTSVTRADKCNFKIDLFNAGQNSAKARVDFSRQLKR from the coding sequence ATGGACACAGCGCGCTTTATTAAAGATAACTTCCGTTTCACCGAAGGCACCAGTGCTTCTATGTATTCGCAACTTGCCGCGTTTATTCGCCATCAAATTAAACTCGGCGTATTCAGGCCCCATGACAAAATCGTCACCGAAAATGCGTTGTGTGACATCCTTAATATCAGCCGAACCACCGTTCGACTGGCGTTCAATGAACTTCTTGAGGAAGGTCTTATTGTTCGCCAGCGCCGTAAAGGCACCTTTATTGCCGATAAGAAAATTAATCGCCGGCTCAATTCGCTCTATAACTTCACCGAGAGTATGCGGGAGCAGGGAATAAAACCCCGTTCGTTGGTGCTGCAATCAGAAGTGATCGATGCCGATGAGATCGTTGCTGACAAACTGAACCTGACTCAAACGCAGCGTAAAGTTTTCATCCTGAAACGGGTTCGGCTAGGTGATGATACTCCCCTGCTTCTGGAAACGACCTGTATTCCCTGGAATTTATGCCAGGGAATTGAGCTTTACGACTTTGCGACCCTCTCGCTTTATGATGTCCTGAAAAATGAATTTGGACTAACTATCACGCATGCCACCGAACATATTGAAGCGGTGATCATCAGTAAATCGGCTGCACATTACCTGCAGTGCGCGGAAAAAGTTATGGCCGGTTATCATATTGAACGTGTTTCATTCCTGGAGAATGGTTTTGTCTTTGAATATACGACGTCGGTGACCAGAGCGGATAAGTGCAATTTTAAAATTGACCTGTTTAATGCCGGGCAGAATTCAGCTAAAGCCAGGGTCGATTTTTCCCGCCAGTTAAAACGCTGA
- a CDS encoding helix-turn-helix domain-containing protein — protein MNTDAFIHDLLDWIDSNLDNRLDIDTVSRRAGYSKWHLQRIFKEHTGHPLAGYIRAQKLRKSVERLTHSDEPILNVAIALGFDSQQSFNRSFKRQYGLAPGAWRRNAGCPMN, from the coding sequence ATGAACACTGACGCATTTATTCACGATTTACTCGACTGGATCGACAGCAACCTCGATAACCGCCTGGACATCGACACCGTTTCCCGGCGAGCCGGTTATTCGAAATGGCACCTCCAGCGCATCTTCAAGGAACATACGGGTCATCCCCTCGCTGGGTACATTCGCGCACAGAAGCTGCGAAAATCGGTTGAGCGCTTAACCCACAGCGACGAACCGATTTTAAACGTGGCGATCGCGTTGGGCTTTGACTCACAGCAGTCCTTTAACCGCAGTTTCAAGCGTCAGTATGGCCTGGCCCCCGGCGCATGGCGCCGCAATGCCGGTTGCCCGATGAATTGA
- a CDS encoding efflux RND transporter periplasmic adaptor subunit, with protein MSLQKTWVNFHLHALGAVLLSVLLVGCDEGVAQNVAPQAPAVSVADVVMKSINQWDSFNGRIDAVESVQLRPRVSGYIDKVNYTDGQEVKKGEVLFTIDDRTYRAALEQAQATLARAKTQASLARSEANRTDKLVNTNVVSREEWEQRRSAATQAQADIRAAQAAVDAAQLNLDFTKVTAPIDGRASRALITQGNLVTAGDSASVLTTLVSQKTVYVYFDVDESTYLHYQNLSRSGQGASGNHLALPVEIGLVGEDGYPHQGKVDFLDNQLTPSTGTIRMRALLDNTQRQFTPGLFARVRLPGSAKFNAMLIDDKAVLTDQDRKYVYIVDKEGKAQRRDITPGRLAAGLRIVQQGLNPGDKVIVEGLQKVFMPGMPVNAKTVAMTASATLN; from the coding sequence ATGAGCCTGCAAAAAACCTGGGTTAACTTTCATCTGCATGCGTTGGGCGCAGTGCTGCTCTCCGTACTGCTGGTTGGCTGCGATGAGGGTGTCGCCCAAAACGTCGCGCCACAAGCTCCCGCAGTCAGCGTCGCTGACGTGGTTATGAAATCCATTAATCAGTGGGATAGCTTTAATGGCAGGATCGACGCTGTGGAAAGTGTTCAGCTACGCCCCCGCGTGTCTGGCTACATTGATAAGGTGAATTACACCGATGGTCAGGAGGTGAAAAAGGGGGAGGTGTTGTTCACCATCGATGACAGAACCTATCGCGCCGCGCTGGAACAGGCGCAGGCGACGTTAGCGAGAGCCAAAACGCAGGCAAGCCTTGCGCGAAGTGAGGCGAACCGTACCGATAAATTAGTCAATACCAACGTCGTTTCCCGCGAAGAATGGGAGCAGCGCCGTTCGGCTGCCACCCAGGCGCAGGCTGACATCCGTGCAGCTCAGGCGGCCGTTGATGCTGCGCAACTTAACCTGGATTTTACTAAAGTGACCGCGCCTATCGATGGGCGTGCCAGCCGCGCGTTGATCACCCAGGGGAATCTGGTCACCGCGGGGGACAGCGCCAGCGTGCTCACCACACTGGTATCGCAGAAGACGGTTTACGTTTACTTTGATGTGGACGAGTCGACCTACCTTCACTATCAAAATCTCTCCCGCAGCGGGCAGGGCGCGTCCGGTAATCATCTGGCGCTACCGGTTGAAATTGGCCTTGTTGGCGAGGATGGCTATCCCCATCAGGGAAAAGTCGATTTTCTTGATAATCAGTTAACGCCGAGTACCGGCACAATCCGTATGCGTGCGCTATTAGATAACACGCAGCGTCAGTTCACCCCGGGACTCTTTGCCCGCGTGCGTCTGCCGGGCAGTGCGAAGTTCAACGCCATGTTGATCGACGATAAAGCGGTGCTGACCGATCAGGATCGCAAATATGTTTATATCGTTGATAAAGAGGGTAAAGCGCAGCGTCGCGATATTACGCCGGGGCGTCTGGCTGCCGGATTACGCATTGTGCAGCAGGGACTGAACCCTGGCGACAAAGTCATCGTCGAGGGTTTACAAAAAGTGTTTATGCCGGGTATGCCGGTTAACGCGAAAACCGTTGCCATGACCGCCAGCGCCACCCTCAACTGA
- the oqxB gene encoding multidrug efflux RND transporter permease subunit OqxB produces MDFSRFFIDRPIFAAVLSILIFITGLIAIPLLPVSEYPDVVPPSVQVRAEYPGANPKVIAETVATPLEEAINGVENMMYMKSVAGSDGVLVTTVTFRPGTDPDQAQVQVQNRVSQAEARLPEDVRRLGITTQKQSPTLTLVVHLFSPGGKYDSLYMRNYATLKVKDELARLPGVGQIQIFGSGEYAMRIWLDPNKVAARGLTASDVVTAMQEQNVQVSAGQLGAEPLPKESDFLISINAQGRLHTEEEFGNIILKTAQDGSLVRLRDVARIEMGSGSYALRSQLNNKDAVGIGIFQSPGANAIDLSDAVRAKMNELSTRFPEDMKWAAPYDPTVFVRDSIRAVVQTLLEAVVLVVLVVILFLQTWRASIIPLIAVPVSVVGTFSILYLLGFSLNTLSLFGLVLAIGIVVDDAIVVVENVERNIEEGLAPLEAAHQAMREVSGPIIAIALVLCAVFVPMAFLSGVTGQFYKQFAVTIAISTVISAINSLTLSPALAALLLKPHGAPKDFPTRLIDRLFGWLFRPFNRFFHRSSNRYQGLVGKTLGRRGAVFAVYVLLLCAAGVMFKAVPGGFIPTQDKLYLIGGVKMPEGASLARTDSVIRQMSEIGMNTEGVDYAVAFPGLNALQFTNTPNTGTVFFGLKPFDQRKHSAAEINAEINAKIAQIQQGFGFSILPPPILGLGQGSGYSLYIQDRAGLGYGALQNAVNTMSGAIMQTPGMHFPISTYQANVPQLEVQVDRDKAKAQGVLLTDLFGTLQTYLGSSYVNDFNQFGRTWRVMAQADGPFRDSVEDIANLRTRNNQGEMVPIGSMVNISTTYGPDPVIRYNGYPAADLIGDADPRILSSAQAMTQLDEMSKQILPNGMNIEWTDLSFQQATQGNTALIVFPVAVLLAFLVLAALYESWTLPLAVILIVPMTMLSALFGVWLTGGDNNVFVQVGLVVLMGLACKNAILIVEFARELEIQGKGIMDAALEACRLRLRPIVMTSIAFIAGTIPLILGHGAGAEVRGVTGITVFSGMLGVTLFGLFLTPVFYVTLRKFVTRHEPVRDVLSAS; encoded by the coding sequence ATGGACTTTTCCCGCTTTTTTATCGACAGGCCGATCTTCGCCGCAGTGCTGTCGATTCTGATTTTTATCACAGGATTAATCGCCATCCCGCTGTTGCCGGTCAGCGAATATCCTGATGTCGTACCGCCAAGCGTACAGGTGCGTGCGGAGTATCCTGGCGCCAACCCGAAAGTGATTGCAGAGACCGTGGCAACGCCGCTGGAAGAAGCGATCAACGGGGTTGAAAACATGATGTACATGAAATCCGTCGCAGGCTCAGACGGTGTGCTGGTGACCACTGTCACGTTCCGTCCAGGCACCGATCCCGATCAGGCGCAGGTTCAGGTGCAAAACCGGGTATCCCAGGCCGAAGCGCGTCTGCCGGAAGATGTGCGCCGTCTGGGGATCACTACCCAGAAACAGTCGCCGACGCTCACGCTGGTGGTGCATCTGTTTTCGCCTGGCGGTAAGTACGATTCACTGTATATGCGTAACTATGCCACGCTAAAAGTGAAGGATGAACTGGCACGTCTGCCTGGCGTTGGTCAGATACAGATTTTTGGCTCGGGCGAATACGCAATGCGTATCTGGCTGGATCCAAACAAAGTGGCGGCTCGCGGATTAACGGCTTCGGATGTCGTAACGGCGATGCAGGAGCAAAACGTACAGGTTTCCGCCGGACAGCTCGGTGCCGAGCCGCTGCCAAAAGAGAGCGATTTCCTGATCTCCATTAACGCTCAAGGGCGTCTGCACACGGAAGAAGAGTTTGGCAATATCATTCTGAAAACGGCGCAGGATGGTTCGCTGGTACGCCTGCGCGACGTAGCGCGCATAGAAATGGGGTCCGGAAGTTATGCGCTGCGTTCACAGCTTAACAATAAAGACGCGGTTGGGATTGGGATCTTCCAGTCTCCCGGGGCGAACGCCATTGATTTGTCTGACGCGGTGCGCGCCAAAATGAACGAACTGTCCACGCGTTTCCCGGAAGATATGAAATGGGCGGCACCTTACGATCCTACGGTTTTCGTTCGCGATTCCATTCGCGCGGTGGTGCAAACGCTGCTGGAAGCGGTGGTACTGGTTGTACTGGTGGTCATTCTGTTCCTGCAAACCTGGCGCGCATCGATTATTCCGCTGATCGCGGTGCCGGTATCGGTCGTGGGCACGTTCAGCATTCTCTACCTGCTTGGTTTTTCGCTTAATACTCTAAGTTTGTTCGGGCTGGTATTGGCTATCGGTATCGTCGTGGATGACGCCATCGTCGTGGTGGAAAACGTCGAGCGAAACATAGAGGAGGGGCTTGCTCCACTTGAGGCGGCGCATCAGGCGATGCGCGAGGTTTCCGGGCCGATTATCGCGATTGCGCTGGTGTTGTGCGCGGTGTTCGTACCGATGGCGTTTCTCTCCGGGGTAACCGGTCAGTTCTACAAACAGTTTGCGGTGACTATCGCAATTTCAACGGTGATCTCTGCTATCAACTCGCTGACGCTCTCTCCGGCTCTGGCTGCCCTGTTATTAAAGCCGCATGGCGCACCGAAAGACTTCCCGACCAGGCTTATTGATCGTCTGTTCGGTTGGCTTTTCCGTCCATTTAACCGCTTTTTCCATCGCAGCTCGAACCGCTATCAAGGGCTGGTTGGCAAAACGCTCGGACGAAGGGGGGCGGTATTTGCCGTTTATGTGCTGCTGCTCTGTGCTGCTGGCGTTATGTTTAAAGCCGTACCCGGCGGATTTATTCCAACGCAGGATAAGCTGTATTTAATTGGCGGCGTGAAAATGCCGGAAGGGGCTTCGCTGGCGCGCACCGATTCGGTGATCCGCCAAATGAGCGAAATCGGTATGAATACCGAAGGGGTGGATTATGCGGTTGCCTTCCCGGGTCTTAATGCGCTGCAGTTCACCAACACGCCGAATACCGGGACAGTCTTTTTTGGTCTGAAACCGTTCGATCAGCGTAAACATTCTGCGGCGGAAATTAACGCGGAGATCAATGCTAAAATCGCGCAAATCCAGCAGGGCTTTGGATTCTCCATTTTGCCACCGCCGATATTAGGGTTGGGTCAGGGCTCTGGGTATTCGCTGTACATCCAGGATCGCGCAGGTCTTGGTTATGGCGCGCTGCAAAACGCGGTGAACACCATGTCCGGTGCGATTATGCAGACACCGGGGATGCATTTCCCAATCTCAACCTACCAGGCTAACGTTCCGCAACTGGAGGTACAGGTTGATCGTGATAAGGCAAAAGCGCAGGGCGTGTTGCTGACCGACCTTTTTGGTACGCTGCAAACCTATCTGGGATCGTCTTATGTGAATGATTTTAACCAGTTTGGGCGTACCTGGCGCGTGATGGCGCAAGCCGACGGGCCGTTCCGCGACAGCGTTGAAGATATTGCTAATTTACGCACCCGTAATAATCAGGGCGAAATGGTGCCGATCGGCAGTATGGTGAATATCAGCACCACCTACGGACCGGATCCTGTCATTCGCTACAATGGTTATCCGGCGGCGGATCTCATTGGTGATGCCGATCCTCGCATACTCTCTTCCGCACAGGCGATGACGCAGCTTGACGAGATGTCTAAGCAGATACTACCAAATGGGATGAATATTGAATGGACGGATCTAAGCTTCCAGCAGGCCACTCAGGGCAATACGGCGCTGATTGTCTTCCCGGTTGCGGTTCTGTTGGCTTTCCTGGTGCTGGCGGCACTGTATGAAAGCTGGACGCTGCCGCTGGCGGTGATCCTTATTGTCCCGATGACAATGCTGTCCGCTCTGTTTGGCGTCTGGCTGACCGGTGGCGATAACAACGTGTTCGTTCAGGTTGGTCTGGTTGTACTGATGGGGCTGGCCTGTAAAAACGCTATTCTGATCGTTGAGTTCGCCCGCGAACTGGAAATCCAGGGGAAAGGCATCATGGACGCGGCGCTGGAAGCCTGTCGCTTGCGTTTACGCCCGATTGTGATGACGTCCATCGCCTTTATTGCCGGGACGATTCCTCTGATCCTCGGTCATGGTGCGGGTGCAGAAGTGCGTGGCGTCACCGGCATCACGGTGTTTTCCGGTATGCTGGGAGTGACGCTGTTTGGTCTGTTCCTGACACCGGTGTTTTACGTTACGTTGCGAAAATTCGTTACGCGTCATGAACCGGTAAGGGATGTTTTGTCTGCGTCTTAA
- a CDS encoding RrF2 family transcriptional regulator yields MLDYRFPTALQMVLSVAMAEQSGERSTSAILAYGLEANPSFIRKLMVPLTRDGIIVSTLGRNGSIHLGRPADKITLRDIYISVIEDKKLWASRPDIPARCVVSANACWYFKSIADEAEQASLEVLARHTVASALEEVKKADTSGCDPVPEIDARSKKAH; encoded by the coding sequence ATGTTAGATTACCGCTTCCCGACTGCTTTGCAGATGGTTCTCAGCGTAGCGATGGCGGAGCAATCGGGTGAACGTTCGACCAGTGCAATTCTGGCCTATGGTCTGGAAGCGAATCCGAGCTTTATTCGCAAATTAATGGTTCCGCTCACACGTGACGGTATCATTGTCTCAACGCTTGGCCGCAACGGTTCTATTCACCTTGGTCGCCCGGCGGACAAGATCACCCTGCGCGATATCTACATTTCCGTAATAGAAGATAAAAAACTGTGGGCGTCGCGTCCGGACATACCTGCACGCTGTGTGGTCAGCGCCAATGCCTGCTGGTACTTCAAATCTATCGCCGATGAAGCTGAACAGGCTTCGTTAGAGGTATTAGCGCGCCATACCGTGGCAAGCGCGCTGGAAGAGGTCAAAAAAGCCGATACCAGCGGCTGCGATCCGGTCCCTGAGATTGATGCCCGGTCTAAAAAAGCACATTAG
- a CDS encoding methyl-accepting chemotaxis protein, with protein sequence MRQQMKINNFGVGTRMGAGFSIVLTLVVIMAVTGIVKLNGILKETHVITDKLLVLERLTGAWGAAIDYNGAMGLSVLTSSDDGIKKFAQSKMSVTSERVNAIQKELTGLIVSDTGKSLLATVGDKRKQYIDIRNEAIRISEQGDGNVTNAFIRQKLIPAMESYSGSVKALEDYDKTQIDEAADSIQGNGSTAIQALIVLGFIAILVGSLLAWFITRGITRPLLSAVNVAREVASGNLGIEVKVESRDQLGQLMLSLREMTESLRNTVRKVREGADSIALAAAEINSGNTDLASRTEEQAAGVEETASTLEELTATINNTAANTAQAHRYVSETASVVKQNGAVMSEVSSQMQEIYDSSSKMADIIQVIDGIAFQTNILALNAAVEAARAGESGRGFAVVAGEVRTLAQRSASAAREIKELIDDSVSRIASGRNLVEKADGGMTGIVTNVQNMTQLIEEIAQASREQSDGIAQINSAMGQIDTTTQQNAALVEESAAAAASMQEQSRVLQDMVSVFSLNEEGKQAVNMASEKRVSHLGERNNAEKYVVSKKIASETDNWETF encoded by the coding sequence ATGAGACAGCAGATGAAAATAAATAATTTTGGTGTGGGCACCCGAATGGGGGCAGGCTTTAGTATTGTTCTCACCCTTGTCGTTATTATGGCTGTAACGGGTATCGTTAAATTAAATGGCATATTAAAAGAGACCCATGTTATTACGGATAAGTTGCTGGTTCTGGAACGTCTCACGGGGGCATGGGGAGCGGCAATTGACTATAATGGCGCGATGGGGTTATCCGTGTTGACGTCCTCTGATGATGGAATTAAAAAATTTGCCCAGTCAAAAATGAGCGTTACATCAGAGCGCGTGAATGCCATTCAGAAGGAACTGACAGGATTAATTGTTTCTGATACCGGTAAATCACTCCTCGCGACTGTGGGTGATAAAAGAAAACAGTACATCGATATCCGCAATGAAGCGATTCGCATTAGCGAACAAGGGGATGGTAATGTCACCAATGCATTTATTCGCCAGAAACTCATTCCTGCCATGGAGAGCTATTCCGGCAGCGTAAAAGCACTGGAAGATTACGATAAAACGCAAATTGATGAGGCCGCTGATTCCATTCAGGGGAATGGCTCAACAGCAATTCAGGCTCTGATTGTTCTTGGTTTCATCGCAATTCTCGTCGGCAGTCTGTTGGCGTGGTTTATCACTCGCGGGATAACTCGGCCACTGTTGTCAGCTGTGAATGTGGCCCGGGAAGTGGCGTCCGGTAATCTGGGCATTGAAGTCAAAGTGGAATCGCGGGACCAGCTCGGACAACTGATGCTCTCTCTGAGGGAAATGACGGAGAGTCTGCGTAATACGGTACGTAAGGTCCGTGAAGGGGCTGACAGTATAGCGTTGGCCGCGGCTGAAATTAACAGTGGTAACACCGATCTGGCATCTCGCACGGAAGAGCAAGCAGCAGGGGTGGAAGAGACCGCTTCGACTCTGGAAGAGCTGACGGCAACGATTAACAATACTGCAGCAAACACGGCGCAGGCACACCGCTACGTGAGTGAGACAGCCTCTGTTGTGAAACAAAATGGCGCCGTTATGAGTGAAGTATCTTCTCAAATGCAGGAAATTTACGACTCCTCATCCAAAATGGCTGACATCATCCAGGTTATTGATGGTATTGCCTTCCAGACCAACATTCTGGCGCTCAATGCCGCAGTGGAAGCTGCGCGAGCGGGGGAGTCCGGGCGTGGTTTTGCTGTGGTGGCTGGAGAAGTCCGTACACTGGCGCAACGCAGCGCGTCCGCTGCTCGTGAAATTAAGGAGTTAATCGATGACTCTGTCTCCCGTATTGCCTCTGGTCGTAACCTCGTTGAAAAAGCAGATGGCGGCATGACGGGAATTGTTACCAACGTCCAGAACATGACTCAACTGATTGAGGAAATCGCGCAGGCTAGCCGAGAACAGAGCGATGGGATTGCCCAAATCAACAGTGCTATGGGGCAGATTGATACCACCACACAGCAAAATGCTGCGCTTGTTGAAGAGTCAGCTGCCGCGGCAGCGTCAATGCAGGAACAGTCTCGGGTACTCCAGGATATGGTTAGCGTGTTCAGCCTGAACGAGGAAGGAAAGCAAGCTGTAAACATGGCCTCAGAAAAACGTGTTAGTCACCTGGGGGAGAGGAATAATGCTGAAAAATATGTGGTGTCCAAAAAGATAGCTTCAGAAACAGACAACTGGGAAACTTTCTGA
- the ychF gene encoding redox-regulated ATPase YchF — protein sequence MGFKCGIVGLPNVGKSTLFNALTKAGIEAANFPFCTIEPNTGVVPMPDPRLDQLAEIVKPQRILPTTMEFVDIAGLVKGASKGEGLGNQFLTNIRETEAIGHVVRCFENDNIIHVSGKVNPAEDIDVINTELALADLDTCERAIHRVQKKAKGGDKDAKAELAALEKCLPQLSEAGMLRSLDLTDEDKAAIRYLSFLTLKPTMYIANVNEDGFENNPYLDQVREIAAKEGSVVVPVCAAVEADIAELDDDERDEFMQELGLEEPGLNRVIRAGYKLLNLQTYFTAGVKEVRAWTIPVGATAPQAAGKIHTDFEKGFIRAQTIAFDDFITYKGEQGAKEAGKMRAEGKDYIVKDGDVMNFLFNV from the coding sequence ATGGGATTCAAATGCGGTATCGTCGGTTTGCCCAACGTCGGGAAATCCACCCTGTTCAACGCGCTGACCAAAGCCGGTATTGAAGCGGCAAACTTCCCATTCTGTACGATTGAGCCGAATACCGGCGTCGTGCCGATGCCCGACCCGCGTCTGGACCAGTTGGCTGAGATCGTCAAACCGCAGCGTATCCTGCCGACCACAATGGAATTTGTTGATATCGCCGGTCTGGTTAAAGGTGCATCCAAAGGTGAAGGTCTGGGTAACCAGTTCCTGACCAACATCCGTGAAACCGAAGCGATTGGGCACGTGGTTCGCTGCTTCGAAAACGACAACATTATTCACGTTTCGGGCAAAGTGAACCCGGCGGAAGATATTGACGTGATCAACACCGAGCTGGCTCTGGCGGATCTCGATACCTGCGAACGTGCAATTCACCGCGTGCAGAAGAAAGCCAAAGGCGGCGATAAAGACGCGAAAGCCGAACTGGCGGCACTGGAAAAATGTCTGCCACAGCTTTCTGAAGCTGGCATGCTGCGTTCTCTGGACCTGACGGACGAAGACAAGGCAGCGATCCGCTACCTGAGCTTCCTGACCCTGAAGCCGACGATGTATATCGCTAACGTCAACGAAGACGGCTTCGAGAACAACCCGTACCTCGATCAGGTTCGTGAAATTGCGGCGAAAGAAGGTTCCGTTGTGGTTCCGGTATGTGCGGCTGTTGAAGCAGACATTGCCGAGTTGGACGATGACGAGCGCGACGAGTTTATGCAGGAACTGGGGCTGGAAGAACCGGGCCTCAACCGCGTGATCCGTGCGGGTTATAAGCTGCTGAACCTGCAAACCTATTTCACCGCTGGCGTGAAAGAAGTGCGTGCCTGGACCATTCCTGTCGGCGCAACGGCTCCGCAGGCGGCAGGTAAAATCCATACTGACTTCGAAAAAGGCTTTATCCGCGCACAGACCATCGCGTTTGACGACTTCATCACTTACAAAGGTGAACAGGGCGCGAAAGAAGCAGGTAAAATGCGCGCTGAAGGGAAAGATTACATCGTTAAAGATGGCGATGTGATGAACTTCCTGTTTAACGTCTAA
- the pth gene encoding aminoacyl-tRNA hydrolase — MTIKLIVGLANPGAEYAATRHNAGAWYVDLLAERLRAPLREEPKFFGYTSRVSLEGEDVRLLVPTTFMNLSGKAVGAMASFYRINPDEILVAHDELDLPPGVAKFKLGGGHGGHNGLKDIISKLGNNPNFHRLRVGIGHPGDKNKVVGFVLGKPPVSEQKLIDDAIDEAARCTELWFKEGLTRATNRLHAFKAQ, encoded by the coding sequence GTGACGATTAAACTGATTGTCGGCCTGGCGAACCCCGGCGCTGAATATGCAGCCACCCGACATAATGCCGGCGCATGGTACGTCGATTTACTGGCAGAGCGGTTGCGCGCCCCCCTGCGCGAAGAGCCGAAATTCTTTGGCTACACCTCCAGAGTGAGTCTGGAAGGTGAAGATGTCCGCTTGTTAGTTCCCACCACGTTTATGAATCTGAGCGGCAAAGCGGTTGGCGCGATGGCGAGTTTCTATCGCATCAATCCTGATGAAATTTTAGTGGCCCACGATGAACTGGATCTTCCGCCCGGCGTGGCGAAATTTAAACTTGGCGGGGGTCATGGTGGACACAACGGGCTGAAAGACATTATCAGCAAGCTCGGCAATAACCCTAACTTTCATCGCTTACGTGTCGGAATTGGCCATCCGGGCGATAAAAATAAAGTTGTCGGCTTTGTGTTAGGCAAACCCCCTGTTTCTGAACAGAAGTTAATTGACGATGCAATTGACGAAGCGGCGCGTTGCACTGAGTTGTGGTTCAAAGAAGGTTTGACCAGGGCAACGAACCGATTGCACGCCTTTAAAGCGCAATAA
- the ychH gene encoding stress-induced protein YchH, translating into MKRKNASLLGNVLMGLGLVVMVGGVGYSILNQLPQFNLPQFFAHGAVLSIFVGAILWLAGARVGGHEQVSDRYWWVRHYDKRCRRNDNRRHS; encoded by the coding sequence ATGAAACGCAAAAACGCTTCGTTACTCGGTAATGTGCTCATGGGTTTGGGGTTAGTGGTCATGGTGGGTGGCGTGGGTTACTCCATTTTAAACCAGTTGCCGCAATTTAACCTGCCACAATTTTTCGCACATGGTGCAGTGCTCAGTATCTTCGTCGGTGCCATTCTGTGGCTGGCGGGTGCCCGAGTAGGGGGCCATGAGCAGGTCAGCGATCGTTACTGGTGGGTGCGCCACTACGACAAACGTTGCCGTCGTAACGATAATCGTCGTCACAGTTAA